In Streptomyces longhuiensis, the following proteins share a genomic window:
- a CDS encoding carbohydrate ABC transporter permease: MTVASSSPPTRVRLPGAEPARRKTKDRTGERDGGGSGGDGALAAVFIAPALLGFLVFLLWPTLRGIYLSFTRFNLLTPAEWVGLDNYVRMVNDPIFWGSLRVTVEYVVINIGVQTVAALAIAVLMQRLTKSALLRGIVLTPYLVSNVVAGIVWLWMLDTQLGIGNRVIGVFGLDHIPFLTDETWAIPTIALINVWRHVGYTALLLFAGLQAIPSDVYEAAKVDGASEWRMFWRVTLPLLRPVLAVVLIMTVIGSFQVFDSVAVTTAGGPANATNVLQLYIYGSAFGRFQFGYASAMSVALLVVLSVITVIQYRLTRAGHTDLG; the protein is encoded by the coding sequence ATGACTGTCGCCTCAAGCAGCCCACCCACCCGAGTGCGGCTGCCTGGTGCCGAACCAGCTAGGCGGAAGACCAAGGACCGGACCGGAGAACGGGACGGTGGAGGAAGCGGAGGGGACGGCGCCCTCGCGGCGGTCTTCATCGCTCCGGCGCTGCTCGGTTTCCTGGTCTTCCTGCTCTGGCCCACGCTGCGTGGGATCTATCTGAGCTTCACCCGCTTCAACCTGCTCACACCCGCCGAATGGGTCGGCCTCGACAACTATGTACGCATGGTCAACGACCCCATTTTCTGGGGGTCGTTGAGGGTCACCGTCGAGTACGTGGTCATCAACATCGGCGTCCAGACGGTCGCGGCGCTCGCCATCGCCGTCCTGATGCAGCGGCTGACGAAGTCGGCGCTGCTGCGCGGCATCGTCCTGACGCCCTACCTCGTGTCGAACGTCGTCGCCGGCATCGTCTGGCTCTGGATGCTCGACACCCAGCTCGGCATCGGCAACCGCGTCATCGGCGTGTTCGGCCTCGACCACATCCCCTTCCTGACCGACGAGACCTGGGCGATACCGACCATCGCGCTGATCAACGTATGGCGCCACGTCGGCTACACCGCGCTGCTCCTGTTCGCCGGGCTCCAGGCCATCCCCTCCGACGTGTACGAGGCGGCGAAGGTCGACGGCGCGAGCGAGTGGCGGATGTTCTGGCGCGTCACGCTGCCGCTCCTGCGGCCGGTGCTCGCCGTCGTCCTGATCATGACTGTCATCGGCTCGTTCCAGGTCTTCGACTCCGTCGCCGTGACGACGGCAGGCGGGCCCGCCAACGCCACGAACGTCCTCCAGCTGTACATCTACGGCTCCGCGTTCGGCCGCTTCCAGTTCGGCTACGCCTCCGCCATGTCCGTCGCCCTCCTGGTCGTCCTCAGCGTGATCACCGTCATCCAGTACCGGCTCACCCGCGCCGGACACACCGACCTCGGCTAG
- a CDS encoding HAD family hydrolase, with product MRAVLFDFSGTLFQIGTYADRIRAVLGPVDELVMDDILDGLEAGLTDPDVVAAQLGRDVSAKAHRHAFTTWYASAPQLAPVADVLYEQLREPEHWVPYADVAATLSRLVAEGMALGVVSDVGWDLRATFARHRLDGFFSSWVHSYEHVTEKPDPVLFQLACDELGVSPAEALMVGDHPAKDGGAVAAGLRAYVLPTGAAPGARRGLDAVLRLVEA from the coding sequence GTGCGCGCCGTTCTTTTCGACTTCTCCGGCACCCTCTTCCAGATCGGCACCTATGCCGACAGGATCAGGGCCGTGCTGGGGCCGGTCGATGAGCTGGTCATGGACGACATCCTCGATGGACTCGAAGCCGGCCTCACCGACCCGGACGTGGTCGCCGCGCAGCTCGGCAGGGATGTGTCCGCGAAGGCCCACCGGCACGCCTTCACCACCTGGTACGCGTCGGCTCCACAGCTCGCTCCGGTCGCCGACGTGCTGTACGAGCAACTGCGCGAGCCCGAACACTGGGTGCCGTACGCCGACGTGGCGGCGACCCTCTCCCGGCTGGTGGCCGAGGGGATGGCGTTGGGCGTCGTCAGTGACGTCGGGTGGGATCTGCGCGCGACCTTCGCCCGGCACCGGCTCGACGGCTTCTTCTCCAGCTGGGTGCACTCCTATGAGCACGTCACCGAGAAGCCGGATCCGGTGCTCTTCCAGCTGGCCTGCGACGAACTGGGCGTCTCGCCCGCCGAGGCCCTGATGGTGGGCGACCACCCGGCCAAGGACGGCGGGGCCGTCGCCGCGGGGCTGCGCGCCTACGTCCTGCCGACCGGGGCGGCCCCGGGGGCTCGTCGCGGGCTCGACGCCGTGCTCCGTCTTGTGGAGGCGTAA
- the pspAB gene encoding PspA-associated protein PspAB: MGFLDILLGRTRPTPPDLDRLFGLPSAAITLEAAAGFTPTGLGSVCFTTVEGTAFETIREDVGALLNADTEHGAATEFSRDEYGYTWLLSRRAPSDLPALVGDLHAVNATLEGNGFGPQLLCSLAGFHNAEGHSLALVYLYKRGTFYPFAPLPGERRDNALELRVRAVIGDDLRIEPDLERWFPVWGAPGLGETGT, translated from the coding sequence ATGGGCTTCCTGGACATCCTGCTCGGGCGCACCAGGCCCACCCCACCCGACCTCGACCGGCTCTTCGGTCTGCCGTCGGCCGCGATCACCCTGGAGGCGGCCGCCGGGTTCACGCCGACCGGCCTGGGCTCGGTGTGCTTCACGACGGTGGAGGGGACAGCCTTCGAGACGATCCGCGAGGACGTGGGGGCGCTGCTGAACGCCGACACGGAGCATGGCGCCGCGACGGAGTTCAGCCGGGACGAATACGGCTACACATGGCTGCTCTCCCGACGAGCCCCCTCGGACCTCCCGGCGCTGGTCGGCGATCTGCACGCGGTGAACGCCACACTCGAGGGCAACGGCTTCGGCCCCCAACTCCTCTGCTCCCTGGCCGGCTTCCACAACGCGGAGGGCCACTCGCTGGCGCTCGTCTACCTCTACAAGCGGGGCACGTTCTACCCCTTCGCCCCACTCCCCGGGGAAAGGCGTGACAACGCCCTGGAACTGCGCGTACGCGCAGTGATCGGCGACGACCTCCGCATAGAACCGGACCTGGAACGCTGGTTCCCGGTATGGGGCGCCCCCGGCCTGGGAGAGACCGGAACCTGA
- a CDS encoding NUDIX hydrolase, with translation MPPREQFEETAVTPAPPVMKQGEVWTVGAVILNAQGQAFAQRRSPDRRLFPDTWDIVGGHVEPGESLLGALAREIEEETGWRLRRVDAFPGVSTWTGDDGGGRRHEADWVVEVDGDLDHPALEWSKHSAYGWFGTADLDRLKENRGPGEFLVHDLIAGVLLDPARGPR, from the coding sequence ATGCCGCCGCGCGAGCAGTTCGAAGAGACCGCCGTGACACCTGCGCCACCCGTGATGAAGCAGGGCGAGGTCTGGACCGTGGGTGCCGTGATCCTCAATGCGCAGGGACAGGCTTTCGCGCAGAGACGAAGCCCCGACCGGCGCCTTTTTCCCGACACGTGGGACATCGTCGGCGGCCATGTGGAGCCCGGCGAGAGTCTCCTCGGCGCGCTGGCCCGCGAGATCGAGGAGGAGACGGGCTGGCGCCTGCGGCGGGTGGATGCGTTCCCCGGTGTCTCCACCTGGACCGGCGACGACGGTGGCGGCCGACGGCACGAGGCCGACTGGGTCGTCGAGGTCGACGGGGATCTGGACCACCCCGCTCTGGAGTGGTCCAAGCACTCCGCGTACGGCTGGTTCGGTACCGCCGACCTGGACCGGCTCAAGGAGAACCGTGGGCCGGGCGAGTTCCTGGTCCACGATCTGATCGCCGGCGTCCTGCTCGACCCGGCCCGCGGCCCCCGCTAG
- a CDS encoding ROK family transcriptional regulator codes for MSARTASWLPLSPGERAVAIEVLTHGPLSRSEIAKRLNLSPGSLTRLTKPLIESGLLVEEATTAASMRQGRPSQPLDIVAGSQSFAGFKITGDAVYGVVTTLRSEIVARRSEPLDTHDPEEIADLLHRMTTGFQESFPRLAGIGIGVGGNVRHRATVVTNAFLGWEEVPLAEMVEGRTGLPVVVDSDVAALVEAEAWFGAGRGLDRFAVLTIGAGIGYGLVLGGRLVRTGEDGHGVGKRWIINANGPLTPEGERGSAVALLTIPSICYQVRAATGRDVTYEEILAAAASGDPLCSRVIGEAARALGTLVAQIANFAMPEKILLAGEGVGLADVAGGVVHEAILANRHPMADPVPLETKVSDFHEWARGAAVLAIQVLVLGTNEG; via the coding sequence ATGAGCGCACGTACCGCGAGCTGGCTGCCCCTGAGCCCCGGTGAACGCGCGGTGGCGATCGAGGTGTTGACGCACGGCCCGCTGTCCCGCAGCGAGATCGCCAAGCGGCTCAACCTGTCCCCCGGCAGCCTCACCCGTCTGACCAAGCCGCTCATCGAGTCCGGCCTGCTGGTCGAGGAGGCCACGACGGCGGCCTCAATGCGCCAGGGACGCCCCTCGCAGCCGCTCGACATCGTGGCCGGGTCACAGAGCTTCGCCGGGTTCAAGATCACGGGTGACGCGGTCTACGGAGTGGTCACCACCCTCAGGAGCGAGATCGTCGCCCGCCGCTCCGAGCCCCTGGACACGCACGACCCGGAGGAGATCGCGGACCTCCTGCACCGGATGACCACCGGATTCCAGGAGAGCTTCCCCCGCCTCGCCGGAATCGGCATCGGTGTGGGCGGCAACGTCCGGCACCGGGCGACCGTCGTCACGAACGCGTTCCTCGGCTGGGAGGAAGTACCGCTGGCCGAGATGGTCGAAGGGCGCACGGGGCTGCCCGTCGTCGTCGACAGCGACGTGGCGGCGCTGGTCGAGGCCGAGGCCTGGTTCGGCGCCGGCCGCGGCCTCGACCGGTTCGCGGTCCTCACGATCGGGGCGGGCATCGGCTACGGCCTGGTGCTCGGTGGACGCCTGGTCCGCACCGGCGAGGACGGCCACGGGGTCGGCAAGCGCTGGATCATCAACGCCAACGGCCCGCTCACCCCGGAGGGCGAACGGGGCAGCGCCGTGGCCCTGTTGACCATCCCCAGCATCTGTTACCAGGTCCGCGCGGCCACCGGCAGGGACGTGACGTACGAGGAGATCCTGGCCGCCGCCGCGTCCGGCGACCCGCTCTGTTCCCGCGTGATCGGCGAGGCGGCGCGGGCCCTGGGCACGCTGGTCGCACAGATCGCCAACTTCGCGATGCCGGAGAAGATCCTGCTGGCCGGCGAGGGGGTGGGCCTCGCCGATGTCGCGGGCGGCGTGGTCCACGAGGCGATCCTCGCCAACCGCCACCCCATGGCGGACCCCGTCCCCCTGGAGACGAAGGTCTCCGACTTCCACGAGTGGGCCCGCGGCGCCGCGGTCCTGGCCATCCAGGTACTGGTGCTGGGGACGAACGAGGGGTGA
- a CDS encoding family 1 encapsulin nanocompartment shell protein, giving the protein MNNLHRELAPISEAAWAEIEQEAGRTFQRHVAGRRVLDVTGPDGLELAAVGTGHLRSVTPPAPGVMARLREAQPLVELRVPFTVSREAVDDVARGSNDSDWQPVKDAARTIAFAEDQAIFDGYAAAQIEGVRERTSNPVLSLPAEPRDYPDTIARALSALRLAGVDGPYSLLLGAEAYTAVSETTDHGFPVSGHIARLLDGELIWAPAINGAFVLSTRGGDYELRIGQDLSIGYTSHDATGVELYFQETLTFLMYTDEAVVALRA; this is encoded by the coding sequence ATGAACAACCTGCACCGCGAACTCGCCCCCATCAGCGAAGCCGCCTGGGCGGAGATCGAGCAAGAGGCCGGCCGCACCTTCCAGCGTCATGTCGCGGGACGCCGCGTCCTCGACGTCACCGGCCCCGACGGGCTCGAACTCGCCGCCGTCGGCACCGGGCATCTGCGGTCCGTCACGCCGCCCGCCCCGGGAGTCATGGCACGGCTGCGCGAGGCCCAGCCACTGGTCGAACTGCGCGTTCCCTTCACCGTCAGCCGCGAGGCCGTGGACGACGTCGCCCGTGGCTCCAACGACTCCGACTGGCAGCCGGTCAAGGACGCGGCCCGCACCATCGCGTTCGCCGAGGACCAGGCCATCTTCGACGGCTACGCCGCGGCGCAGATCGAGGGCGTCCGCGAGCGCACGTCCAACCCCGTTCTGAGCCTGCCGGCCGAACCCCGTGACTACCCGGACACCATCGCGAGGGCCCTGAGTGCCCTGCGCCTCGCCGGCGTCGACGGCCCGTACTCGCTGCTGCTCGGCGCCGAGGCGTACACGGCGGTCAGCGAGACCACCGACCACGGTTTCCCCGTGTCCGGCCACATCGCCCGGCTCCTGGACGGCGAACTGATCTGGGCACCCGCGATCAATGGCGCCTTCGTCCTGTCCACCCGCGGCGGCGACTACGAACTCCGCATCGGCCAGGATCTTTCCATCGGTTACACCTCGCACGACGCGACCGGCGTCGAGCTGTACTTCCAGGAGACGCTGACGTTCCTGATGTACACGGACGAGGCCGTTGTCGCTCTGCGGGCGTGA
- a CDS encoding carbohydrate ABC transporter permease, producing the protein MAAVTPTAPRAHARARRRISPGRALAWAVMTAIVVITLVPFYWILRTALSSNTGLTADPSSPLPTGLTGGGFARVFGQQSTKEALAQGGAGGSIDFWRYLLNSVVVSTLITVCQILFSAMAAYAFARLRWRGRDRMFGLFLAGLMVPTIFTFLPNFVLIKQLGLVDTLLGIALPSLFMTPFAVFFLRQFFMNLPREVEEAALLDGAGKVRIFFRVLLPMASTPVITLGVLTYITAWNDYFWPLMVSYSDSSRVLTVALSIFRAQTPQTGTDWSGLMAATLVAALPMLVLFGCFARRIVNSIGFSGIK; encoded by the coding sequence ATGGCCGCCGTGACCCCCACAGCGCCCCGCGCCCACGCCCGCGCCCGGCGCAGGATCTCGCCCGGACGCGCCCTCGCCTGGGCCGTGATGACCGCGATCGTCGTCATCACCCTGGTGCCGTTCTACTGGATCCTGCGCACCGCCCTGTCCTCCAACACCGGGCTCACCGCCGACCCTTCGTCCCCGCTGCCCACCGGCCTCACGGGCGGGGGCTTCGCCCGGGTCTTCGGGCAGCAGAGCACGAAGGAGGCTCTGGCCCAGGGCGGCGCGGGCGGCTCGATCGACTTCTGGCGCTACCTGCTGAACTCCGTGGTCGTCTCGACCCTGATCACCGTCTGCCAGATCCTGTTCTCCGCGATGGCCGCATACGCCTTCGCCCGGCTGCGCTGGCGCGGCAGGGACCGGATGTTCGGCCTGTTCCTGGCCGGGCTCATGGTGCCGACCATCTTCACGTTCCTGCCGAACTTCGTGCTGATCAAGCAGCTCGGCCTGGTCGACACCCTGCTCGGGATCGCCCTGCCCAGCCTGTTCATGACCCCCTTCGCGGTGTTCTTCCTGCGGCAGTTCTTCATGAACCTGCCCCGCGAGGTCGAGGAGGCCGCGCTGCTCGACGGCGCCGGCAAGGTGCGGATCTTCTTCCGCGTGCTGCTGCCGATGGCGTCGACCCCCGTGATCACGCTGGGCGTCCTCACGTACATCACGGCCTGGAACGACTACTTCTGGCCGCTGATGGTGTCGTACAGCGACAGCTCGCGCGTGCTCACCGTCGCGCTGAGCATCTTCCGCGCGCAGACCCCGCAGACCGGCACCGACTGGTCGGGCCTGATGGCGGCGACGCTCGTGGCGGCGCTCCCGATGCTCGTGCTCTTCGGCTGCTTCGCGCGGCGCATCGTCAACTCCATCGGCTTCAGCGGGATCAAGTAG
- the htpX gene encoding zinc metalloprotease HtpX translates to MTAVTTTLKAGGSRFKADRQLTARMLVTVFLLGLLYVAFIGALLVLLKSTLLVVVIAAGLLGSQYWFSDRIALYAMHGRIVTREEQPQLHGVIDRLCATADMPKPKVAIAGTDLPNAFATGRNADHAVLCVTTGLLRRLEPDELEGVLAHELSHVAHRDVAVITVASFLGVIAGIIVRFAFYSELLGRRRTDQNTLVVLAVVMGVSIAVYAISFVLIRALSRYRELAADRAAALLTGRPSALASALTKLDGDIARIPNKDLRTARAFNAFYFIPALSKNAPLPRLFSTHPSLEQRLDQLAAISADLGRPA, encoded by the coding sequence GTGACGGCTGTGACAACCACCCTGAAGGCCGGAGGGAGCCGGTTCAAGGCCGACCGGCAGCTGACCGCGCGCATGCTGGTCACCGTGTTCCTGCTGGGCCTGCTGTACGTGGCGTTCATCGGCGCGCTCCTGGTCCTGCTCAAGTCGACGCTCCTGGTCGTCGTGATCGCCGCGGGACTCCTCGGGTCGCAGTACTGGTTCTCCGACCGGATCGCCCTGTACGCCATGCACGGCCGCATCGTGACCCGCGAGGAGCAGCCCCAGCTGCACGGCGTCATCGACCGGCTGTGCGCGACCGCCGACATGCCGAAACCGAAGGTGGCCATCGCCGGCACCGACCTGCCGAACGCCTTCGCCACCGGCCGCAACGCCGATCACGCGGTGCTGTGCGTGACCACGGGCCTGCTGCGCCGTCTGGAGCCCGACGAGCTGGAGGGCGTCCTCGCGCACGAGCTGTCCCATGTGGCGCACCGCGACGTCGCCGTGATCACGGTGGCCTCGTTCCTCGGTGTGATCGCCGGCATCATCGTCCGCTTCGCGTTCTACTCCGAGCTGCTCGGCCGCCGCAGGACCGACCAGAACACGCTGGTGGTCCTCGCGGTGGTCATGGGCGTCTCGATCGCCGTCTACGCGATCAGCTTCGTCCTCATCCGGGCACTGTCCCGGTACCGGGAGCTGGCCGCCGACCGGGCCGCGGCACTGCTGACGGGCCGGCCGTCGGCGCTGGCGTCCGCGCTGACCAAGCTCGACGGGGACATCGCCCGCATCCCGAACAAGGACCTGCGGACGGCCCGCGCGTTCAACGCGTTCTACTTCATCCCCGCGCTGTCGAAGAACGCCCCGCTGCCCCGGCTCTTCTCCACGCACCCCTCGCTCGAACAGCGCCTCGACCAGCTGGCGGCGATCTCCGCCGACCTCGGCCGCCCGGCCTGA